The sequence below is a genomic window from Pygocentrus nattereri isolate fPygNat1 chromosome 16, fPygNat1.pri, whole genome shotgun sequence.
aatgaagGGCTTATgatgtaaatgaagtcatttgaagcagtttgtgaaatgttccattccagagaaactttGTGACTCATTCACTGTTCGTAGTGGTGCTGACAGAACCTGAtttttaatgcctctgaaaactTGTTCATGGAAATGTCCCATATTTGCTATTAGTTCtgagatttttttcattttataaattataaattaaaatgatatttttaaaataaatttctctacaataaatgattttacatcacaccactctgaatgactttctttacatcttgaTGTCTGGTTCTCTTAGGGTTCTTTTATGGCAttgcttaaaaatatatatttgtggtACCTTTTACTTCGAAGTGTGGATGGTCAAAATGTATACCTTGTGTTGTTGTGGGCTTGCTGTCCGTAAGGAAAAATGTCTTTCTCCCAAAATATACTGCAGCTACTACATTTATTAGAAGTATAAAAAGAAGCTATGTGAAGTACAGCAGCATTTCCCTGCTGTCTTGCATCTCTCTtgtaaaccttgtatctccaaaatggtaacttttcaggagaaggaaaaaacacatttaactcAAGTcagaggaaccagacattttctaagcaattttgggccatttattttggtccactcatgtcaaaatttccacacaacataaaggacgGTAGGAATTTTCaatttatgttaaaaactgaaaaacaacaaaaatggagatacaaggttttggtccaGCAGCTAattacacacagtcacacaaaaaacagaataacacacacacaccaatacacatttgtgtgtgtgtgtgtgtgtttgtatgtgtgtgtgtgtgtgcttgtgtgtgtgtgtgtgtatatgtgcgtgtgtgtgtatttgtatgtgtgtctgtatgtgcgtgtttgtgtgtgtgtgtgtgtgtgtgtgtgtgtgtgtgtttgtgtgtgtgtttgtgtgtgtgtgggtgtgtgtgtgtatgtgtgtgtatgcgtgtttGTGCATAGCAAGAAAAGAAGTAAAACACGTTGGTGTTTACAACATGCTCATAAGAGCCAAGCCCAAAGAGAGAAGCCGCAGCTAAATCAACAACACAGCTTAAAGTGAACGCAAAAGAAATAAACTGCATTAACGGCTCAAAACCTTTACTGTTTATTCTGTCTTAACTCTGTTAGCTATCTCACCTTCAAACTCACCCCAAACATCAAAGCACTATTTCctgaaaaaacatacatttatttagcTGCGCTTTCTTTGGCATGGGAACACTCAATGACTAATGGGTTGAGGAAATGGTCATGGTTGGTATactgtagtggttaacacctctaccttctacgctgtagactgaggttcaatccctgcctgggtgagcaccctacactataccaataagagtccatgggcaagattcctaatactgccttcacctacctgtgtaaaatgatcaaactgtaagtttctctggataagagcgtctgccaaatgctataaatgtaaatggtccaaaatgagctattaatgacaaataaatcttttaaataaaatcaaacaaagatttTACCCTGAACCTAGCCCTAAATTTAATGTTAACTTCctcccaaaacctaatcctaatctaatatatatattagattaggattaggtatatatatatatataatttatatttatatttatattatagcTGTCACTCCTATAATGGTTTAATAAACACTATAATAAACActacattcatatatatatatatatatatatatatatatatgtatgtatacacacacacacatgtatatatacctgatgtcagaagaaaaccttgtatctcagttgctgacataatttgaaaatgcctgttaccctttacactgcatataaataaaaaaatgaccttccattggttccattgacttacataaaaaataaagtaggttttgtccttctcctgtaaagttaccattttggagatacaaggttttcttccgacaacagcaatatatatatatatatatatatatatatatatatatatatatatatatatatatatatatatatatatatttggagTTAGGCAAACTGGACACACTGAATTGCCCCTAGTTGTGAACACAAGTGTGTTTATCTGCCTTGTGAGGGACTGGTGACCTGGGGTGTTTCTTAGCTTCCGTCCGGTGACGGCTgcaataggctccagcatcccccacAATTCAGAAAGATTATAGGATTAGataatgtgagtgtgtgtgatttaaTAAGCTATTTATCTGGTCAGTGAGCATTTAATGAGGTCAAAGCAATCTCAACATGAggagtaaaaaaaatctttgtttgTATTTGAAATTAATACTGTTTTTCTGCCTACAGGCTGCTGTTGCCGTATGAATATCACCTGGCTGGGTATGGGGATGATATCCCTATCACTCCTCCTCGAAAACACAAGCTTCCACTCAGCTTGGATGACCAGTACCTGCTGAATCCCAAACGTGCACTCATCAGACATGCAGTCTCATTTAACCAGGTGCAGACACTCTCCACACTCTAGGCCCCAAAACAGTTCTATTACTTCAGCATGGGTGGTTCAGTACAACAAATCTACACTGCTCCATATTGAACATAAATTGTCCAATTACTTAATgctttcattattattagtagtagtaataatagtattaCCAACGTGTAACTCTCCTCTATTTCTTCAGCCTACTCCACATGATTTTATGACCAATGGACGTGTACGGATCATTTCAATGTCTGATGGTGTTCCACACCCTTCCTACATCCATCCTGGACCCACATCTCTACCCAGCCTCTTCTCTGTGCCACAGCCTATGGCCCCCATTCCTAACATCAGGACACCATTCAACACACGAAATCCAGTATCCAACCTTCCTCCATCGTCCTTTGAGACTGAAAGCTTGAAACAACCTCTGAAATTTCTGCGTCACCTGGCCATGGAGTATAAATCATCATCTGGCTGGGTAGAGCCTCTAAATCTCAGCAAAAAGACAGGCAAGATGGAGATGTCAAGCAACACCCCATCGTCTTTTTCTCCACCAGCCCCTAAAAAACTGCCAAAGTTCCTAAACGAGGCTTTGCCATTGTATCTAAACAGAGGTGATCAACCAGGAATAGCTGCTGGATCATCAAAGGTTGATGGCCCTGCCCAAGCGGTTGGGAACCCAATGAGCATGGATGAGTCACATGCCATCAATCTCACCTCCTCTTCCAGAAGCAGTCCAACTACAAAAAAGACTCCAAGTCCTACTCCACTCCTTGTCCACAGTTACCCCAGCACATTCACTGTCAAGCAACCAGAGAAAAGCCTCCATGTTCCCTCTGCCAAAGCAGGGCCTTCTGACATGCACCGTTCTAGCCCCAGCCAAGCCCCCAGCCAAGCCCCTAGCCATGCATCCTTAGACCCATACGGCGGAATGGAGATCCAGATACCTCTGTCTTTGCTGCAAAACTGGATCAAGGAAGGTCTGATTTCTACTCGCCAAAATCCTTCAGGTCCTTCTCAGGAGCCCAAGAAAACTTCCTCACCTGAGTCTCTCGGCCAGGGAAGAACAAGCCCAGAAGCTTCAGTTGGACTTGTTTCCCAAGATCCCAACAAAACTCCATCATCACTTGCTTCTCTAAGCTGGAGAAGAACAAGCTCTGAGTCTTCAGATGGTCCCTCAAGTGATCTCCCAGCAGACCTGAGCCTGAGGAGCCATGCAAGAGACCCAGCTAATCCTGACAAGCCTGACAGTAGGTCCATTGCTATGACTGCAATGACTGGTAACAAAAGCCAGCTACCCACCATCAACCAGTATGTAAAGCCCTTCATCATGCCACCATTTCCAAAGATACCATTCAGCAGAGACCCCTACCATTGTGTTTCCCACATCAAAACTACTCAAGAGCAGGCAAAACTGCTCAAACAGGCTAACTCTACCAACACAAGAATCAACAACAGTACAGGACCCAAACCTCCAGGCTATGATGCAGACTTTGGCCACAGCTTAGTTGCAAGGCTTGGGAAGACAGCGGAGAAGGCTCCTACATTTAAGCTGAGCTCTGCCTCCTCGCCCCTCATCCACATCACTCCAGAGCACCTAAAACTTCTCCTTGCAAGTTCACCTTTTagacaggagagggaaaaggagAGGGTCTCCACACAAAGGGGATCAACTACTGGGTGCAGCTAaacccatcaaaagtttggggacaacAACCCCCTTTCTTTTGCAATTTAGTGAGAAATATTTGTCACTGTTATGTTTCAGTTAcctgaaaatgtttcattagCATAAAGCAGCTCTGTGCTAATCCTTTGGGTAATTTAACTTCAACATTAAGCTTCACGTCCATCAAGTTTTTGCCAAAATGATTATAGTAATTTATTATAACACTTTTCCAACTGTAAAAAAAGCATATATTGAAACTCTTTTGGCCCAAATGTGGTTAAAACAGATGAAAGTTTGAATGATGATAAAGGCATCACAATAATGAGCCTTATTCCCACAGTAGGGCTTTTCTCAAtagattttcagttttatgcAAAAAGACAAGTAACAAGATCTAAGCTGTTTTCTATTCAGTTAGATAAGTTCTATTTAATTAATGAAGTTATTGAAAACTGACTAAACAAAGTAAAGCAACAAGTCCCCAAACATTTGATGGACagtgtatgtttttttcagatctaataCCTTTTTTTGAAGAATTATGAAAATCTGCAATAAGTTGGAATAAGCTGTAATAACACCTTACTAATTAATACCACATTACTAATCATTAATAGTCAGTTACAGTTTGTAAGACAAACTCTAAACTCAGGCACTGTGGATGTACACTGATAAAAGATGTCTGTGAATGGATATATGAaagcaaataatgttatttgttgtataatatttttttgtagtgtatttttttaatatctcAGGATTTGACACAAAGTCTCAGCTACACAGTCTTATAAActcttttttataattttttatattttttatctatTAACACAAATACATGAAGTTTATTCACTATTCTAAGTCTGACAAGTTCTAATCTTAAAGACTTGAGAAACATACAAATACCAGATCACGTTTTGTGCCtttgcattattgtttttatttttcaagatTTGGTAATTTTTTTAGATATACCTGTAGCAAGCCTTCAATGCAATGCCTGCATATTTGCTTCAAAATTGTTTTGTACTGTCATGTTATGTTTCTGTAGCATATaatattattgaataatttacagtgcAGTAGTACAGGGCCTtttgtaaatacttttttcacacttaaataaaagaaaattcttTTAAGATGAAATCTCTcacttgcattttttttgtttactttgatttttgtgtttttattttatgcccatattctacatttttctgttttaattttccCCAGAGGTCCAATTATAATTCTTGTCAtaattaaattttacattttccagcctctctttatcccttagaattaaacagccttTTTTTTATCATACCTTTAACACTTATACatgcaaatgacctctgttctgattgtctGCCCTGTAACCTGCAAAAAGTGGTTcaggttgaaacactccttataacttcagcatgaatgggtggagctaaactgctgtaggctgaataagtggaTGTATGTCAATGTCTTGATATTTGTGACATCATAGAATTTAAACCAGGCTATTTTTGTAGCCTACACATCTGgaatggttggtgtagtgtagtgggtaacacctctgccttctatgctgtagactggggttcaatcccccaccagggcaagcacactATAcgaataagagtccttgggcaagattcctaacactgccttcgccttcttctttcggctgctccctttaggggtcgcaaacagcggatcatctgcctccatcttgccctatccattgcctcctctactttcacaccaaccatctccattctttgcccaatatatccactagtcctcctcaacacatgtccaaaccatctcaacctggcctctctggctttatctccaaactgctccaccttcactgtccctctgatctgctcatttctaatcttgtccatccttgtccctcccaacgaaaatctcagcatcttcatctctgccacctccagctcagcctcctgtcttttaaacagagccacagtctccaaaccatacatcatagcaggaagcactactgtcttgtaaaccttccctttcactcttgctgctatccttctgtcacacatcagccctgacatccatctccacccactccatcctgcctgcaccctcttcttcacctcttttctacattgTCCATTGCCCTGggtggttgacccaagatatttgaagtcatccacctttacggcctctactccttgcatcttcacctttccacctgcctccctctcattcacacacatgtattccgtcttgtctctactgaccttcattcctctcctctccaatgcaaacctccacctctccagattctcttccaccagctctctactctcaccacagattacaatgtcatctgcaaacatcatggtccatggaacctcctgcctgacctcatctgtcaacctgtccatcaccattgcaaacaagaaggggctcaaagctgatccctgatgtaaccctaccttcaccttgaaaccatttgtcactccaactgcacacctcaccactgtctcactatcctcatacatgtcctgcaccaccctaacatacttttcagctacacctgacttcctcatacagtaccacagttcctctcttggcaccctatcatatgccttttctagatccacaaagacacaatgtagctccttctgaccttctctgtacttctctaccaacactctcaatgcaaaaattgcatctgtggtactctttctgggcatgaaaccaaactgctgctcactgatctgaacctctcaccatagccttgcttcaacaactctttcccataccttcatggtgtggctcatcaacttatcaacctctgtagttactgcagctctgcacatcacccttgttcttaaaaatggggaccagtacactgcttctccactcatcaggcatcctctcactctccaggattttgttaaacaacctggttaaaaagtccactgccttctctcctaaacatctccatacctccacaggtatgtcatctggaccaactgcctttccattcttcatcctttttaaagctgccctcacttccaccttactaattctctgcacttcctgatccactatctctccccccattgtcctcctctctctctcgttttcctcattcattagttcatCAAAGTagtccttccatctactcaacactctctgttcactcattAGTACATTTCCcttcctttatcagcctaacctgctgtacatcctttccagctctatctctctgtttagccaaacgatacaagtcctttactccttctttactgtccagcctctcatacagctcatcataggcctgagcctttgcctttgccaccattctttttgctatgcgactagcctcacagtactcctgcctacttccttcatctctctggttatcccactttttctaagctgccttcttcttctgaatactctcgtggtcttcctcattccaccaccaactttccttgtcttctttcctctgaccagacgaaacacccaacacattcttgccagtttctcttaccaccttagctgtagtttcccagtcctcaggtagctcctcactgcccccaagggcctgttgcaatttttccctgaactgcctgcaaccatcctcctccttcagcttccaccatctaatctttggctctgtcttcactctcttcctcttctttgtttctaatctcattctacagacaacctccctatgctgccttgctactctttcccctggcaccactttacaatctccaatctcctttaggtggcatctcctgctaaagatataatccacctgtgtgcacctccctccactcttgtatgtcaccctgtgttcttccctcttctgaaaatacgtgttcaccacagccatttccattctctttgcaaaaacTACatccatctgaccttctgcatttctgtctttcacaccatacatacccagcacctcttcatcccctctgttcccttcaccaacatgtccattgaagtctgcaccaatcaccaatctctcctctctagggacaccatctaccacttcatccatcttacaccaaaattcctctttctcctctaactgacaaccaacctgtgatgcatatgaactgaccacattcaaaatcacaccatcaacctccaacttcaggctcatgatcctgtctgacactctctttacatccagaacacttttcccaaggtgttcctttaggattatccctactccatttctctacaccatgatagaacagtttgaatccacctccaatgttcctggccttgcttcctttccatctggtctcctggacacacagaatatctaccttccttctctccatcatgtctgcaagctctctgcctttaccagtcattgtccctatgatcagagtccctactctaacctccacactcctgcctttccttctctctcgctgccttctaacccgccttcctcctctcctctttgatggtcttcgacctacagtagtccaatttccaccggcaccctgctggtcaacagcactggaGGCGGTCGTtattaacccgggcctcgaccgatccggtatggcaatcatatttgtgatccgcatgatagttttggcacaagttttacgccagatgcccttcctgacgcaaccctcaccatttaccATAAGTACAcgaagtacacccctaatggctggtttcctAACACTgtcttcgcctacctgtgtaaaatgatcaaactgtaagtcgctctggataagagcatcagccaaatgccgtaaatgtaaatgtaaatggaatgtATGGACTTGGTAGTAAagggcatattttctaactttaacaatgttacatactacatcaaaaaaagtttttggatattttttttccatgacacGGGTCCTTAAAATATGTATAACCAAAGAGCCCAGGACACGTATGAGCTAATggttaaatacatttatatatgacatatataCGTAagataactaataataataataataataatagtagtagtagtaataataataataataataataacaatacattaaaataataattacatgaaAATAGGGAAGtaagtaaaagagaaaaagggaaaatgtaaataaagaaaatgagaaaatcttCTGCACTGAAAAAggtattaataatttatttctgtaaaatacatgtctctctaaaataatttaaacattGACCCCACACCTCCTAGAAAAGATGAGGTTTCTTCTACCACCAATGTGAATAAGTCTGAGTATTTCATACcattaacaacaaacaacaaagaaacaagaaaacaaaacacataataataaacactCAGACAACAAAATTATCCAGACAAATTAACAGGTTTTTGTCTTTCCTAAGAGCCAAAGTCGGCTGATATGAGGAACTGGTTTTGTTAAACCTGTAATTCTAGAGGAACAGTGACGCTCTGACCTGTCAGAAATGTACAGTCATAGCTTAAATCTTCTCCATGATGTAAGCAAAAAATAAGGGCCAACATTCAACAttcataaaaaaagaacaatgagATGCATTCAGATGCTGATTACAGCTGCATCTGGTTTCATATTAACCAATCTAGGCTTGTCTCTGTCTGAGGCCATGTTCAGCACAATGATGCAATCCAATGCAGATTCTTTTCACAGCAGTTCTGATACCAACACTGTTAGatataaaggttctgtgtaggtaCATCCAggtttttcgttcatcaagggacaaacaatgtaaatgttccctcttCCAAGTGGAAAAGCacgtatttgtatcttttcataatctattgttttaattaagcctggagacaagatggGGTGTATGGAGTCATATACAACTTATTAAacataatttcaatggattatgatacatttatgttccctgactaaaggcactgagatgcacccttgagggtaccaccccagtgacaagaggggtcctgcctcTGCCCAGTTTGTACCGTTTTTTTGAGTGTATGAATGGAGTGTGCATATTGCTAAAAAACAGACCTTTCCATTATTTCTCTCAACTTTCTGTCTAAAGTAGTAAACTGTGACATGTTTTTGTCCTATGACAGCCATGTTCTCTAAAAAGTATCAGTTCAAAATCTTTCAGtttaactttatttacatcattaCATCAGTTTTTTACAGAACTCTGTAATGAACTATTCTTTAATAGTTGATTGAGAAAGTGTCAGTAATGCATATGTTCACCTTTATTAATAATCACACAGGAAACACACTCAGGTACATCTTTGGAAGACTAGATCAAATGTACCTGATCAAAACAGCAGGAAAGCAGAAGCTGAAGGATAGACTGATACTTATGACTTTCTTTAAGAATGTCCTTCAGCCACAATAAGGCTGAGAGGCAACTACACTTcaaaaagataaagaaatgaGGAATGTGTCCAGGAAATGTTGTGAATGAGGGGCTTTTCTTAGGGACTCTGAGGCAGTTTCCTGGTTGGTATATCTGACTGTCACAAAGTCTTACAAGTGTGACCCACTCCTTATAAAAACACTTAATTTTTTATGAGGTGTAAGAGTCACACTGTTTTGCCACTGTGCTTTACATAATTTTTAAAACTGCACCTCAACTCGAGTTCAATTTTTGACTTAAAATTTGCAACATTACTCACCTACATTACTCACCTCATTACACACCTACAACCTAGTTTAACATCCATATTCAAGTGTGACTTCCAAGAAAAACCTGTACTTTGACTTATATTGAAAGGAAATCAATGCAAAGAAAAGACATTTGGTGCCTTACCAACATTGTTTTCTTGTAAATATacgctcattctgaaattgatgcctaaTATATAGTCCAAAAAAGGTGAGACAGGGGCAATTTTAGACTAGGAATGGAGTGAAATCTTCAAAAAGTgattaaacaggtgatgcaatccTGCTTGGGTATCCAGGAAAGGCTTAATTCTTCATAAGCAAAGATGGGCAAGGCTTACCACAAAG
It includes:
- the arid6 gene encoding AT-rich interaction domain 6, giving the protein MMELEEQTEKKNGEKGEEREDATEESFLKDLYFFMKQRDTPIERIPHLGFKQIDLFLMFKTVKDLGGYHQVTTQQLWKKVYNILGGNPRSTSAATCTRRHYEKLLLPYEYHLAGYGDDIPITPPRKHKLPLSLDDQYLLNPKRALIRHAVSFNQPTPHDFMTNGRVRIISMSDGVPHPSYIHPGPTSLPSLFSVPQPMAPIPNIRTPFNTRNPVSNLPPSSFETESLKQPLKFLRHLAMEYKSSSGWVEPLNLSKKTGKMEMSSNTPSSFSPPAPKKLPKFLNEALPLYLNRGDQPGIAAGSSKVDGPAQAVGNPMSMDESHAINLTSSSRSSPTTKKTPSPTPLLVHSYPSTFTVKQPEKSLHVPSAKAGPSDMHRSSPSQAPSQAPSHASLDPYGGMEIQIPLSLLQNWIKEGLISTRQNPSGPSQEPKKTSSPESLGQGRTSPEASVGLVSQDPNKTPSSLASLSWRRTSSESSDGPSSDLPADLSLRSHARDPANPDKPDSRSIAMTAMTGNKSQLPTINQYVKPFIMPPFPKIPFSRDPYHCVSHIKTTQEQAKLLKQANSTNTRINNSTGPKPPGYDADFGHSLVARLGKTAEKAPTFKLSSASSPLIHITPEHLKLLLASSPFRQEREKERVSTQRGSTTGCS